The following DNA comes from bacterium.
CGACGAGATCGCCAACGCCCGCCTCGCCGACGGCACACGCCTCACCGAGGCCGAGGCTCTGGCAATCGCCTGTGACGCCAAGATCCTGCCGGGCATCTTCAACAAGCACACCGGCAACGCCCTGCTGGGCCGCTCCCAGCGCAAGATCCCCAAATGGCTCCGCAAGCAACTCATCGCCCGCGACGGCGGCTGCATCGGCTGCGGCGCCCACCACAAGATCTGCCAGGCCCACCACATCCGCCACTGGAAACACGGCGGCCAGACCACCCTCGAGAACACCTGCCTCCTCTGCTGGCGCTGCCACCAAGTACGAGTCCACCAACACGGCGAAGAAGTCACCCGCCGCCCCGACGGACGACTCACCCTCGCGCACCCCACCGACGACTCGGGCACCGAGCCGCCCACGCGCCCGCCGCCACACGACCGCCACCGAACCCACCACACAGCGATCGCCGTCCGGGCCCTCACCTGACCGGGCAGCCCCTCACGCCAGGCCTCCCAACGGTCGGCAGACCCTCGGTCGCTATAGTGGCCGCGCCGCCGGCGGAAGGGGTCCCCGATCGTGGCTGAATCGCTCGGTATCGACCACCTCCTCGAACTCTCCGGGACCGAGATGATCCTCGGATTCCTGACCCCGCTGTTCATCTTCGCGGCGTTCTTCCTGGCACAGGTCCTGCTCCCGGCGATCCGGGTGCCCGGCTACGCCATTGATCCCGCGACCGGCGAACCCCGGAGATACCGCCTGAACGGCCTGCTGGTCTTCGCCATCGCAATCGTCGTGTGGGCCGTCGGGTTCGCCGGGCTGCCGCGCGACTGGTTCTACCGGTCCTCTCTGTACGCCGTGGCGGGCGGCACCGGCCTGTGCGCCCTCATCGCGGTCGCCGCGGTGTTCAGCCAGCCACGGGGCGACTCGAGGAATCCCCTCTCGGGACTGTGGGCCGGGCGCACCCGGGAGCTGTCACTCTTCAACAGCCGCTTCGACCTCAAGATGTACACCTATGTCGTCGGCGGGGCGATGTGGGCGCTGAACGCCCTGTCCGGCGCCGCCTACCACCACGAGCGCTTCGGCGACGACGCCAACCCGGGCGTCTACCTGTACGCGGGGTTCCTGACGTTCTACGTCCTGGACTACTTCGTCTGCGAGCGTGTCCAGCTCTACACCTACGACATGATGCACGAGCAGGTCGGCTTCAGGATGCTGTGGGGCGGCCTCATCTTCTACGGGTGGCTGTTCATCCTCCCGCTGTGGGGCATGGCCGCCCACCCCCACCCCGGCATCTCCCCCGCCTGGACGCCTTTCTGGCTCGCCGGGACCGCCGTGCTGTTCCTGGCGGGCTGGGGCATCTCGCGCGGCACCAACATGCAGAAG
Coding sequences within:
- a CDS encoding DUF1295 domain-containing protein, with the protein product MAESLGIDHLLELSGTEMILGFLTPLFIFAAFFLAQVLLPAIRVPGYAIDPATGEPRRYRLNGLLVFAIAIVVWAVGFAGLPRDWFYRSSLYAVAGGTGLCALIAVAAVFSQPRGDSRNPLSGLWAGRTRELSLFNSRFDLKMYTYVVGGAMWALNALSGAAYHHERFGDDANPGVYLYAGFLTFYVLDYFVCERVQLYTYDMMHEQVGFRMLWGGLIFYGWLFILPLWGMAAHPHPGISPAWTPFWLAGTAVLFLAGWGISRGTNMQKYTFKRWPDRKFMGIIEPEHIQAGERKILVNGFWGVARHFNYMGEWTLALAIGLVFGHLDILWAWTYTIFILGFFTWRQIADDQHCAEKYGPEKWAEYQARVPYRIFPGVY